The Ahaetulla prasina isolate Xishuangbanna chromosome 3, ASM2864084v1, whole genome shotgun sequence genome window below encodes:
- the MCUR1 gene encoding mitochondrial calcium uniporter regulator 1: MVRSLAAAAIVGNGPKGFFLVQGEPAVFLGVARSPFPGGCLGDRKRASGLAGRAFGARARPAAGASPGGQACSVARAPSLSRAEGFPSPAVGIRFLSLNASRCRAVEGRALQFENSKSRCSPLGSRTLYFDTHSFVCLLEENGFTTQQSEIIVSAIMNIMKSNMDMIHKDMVTKMQQEIAVQQIMSHIGVVKKDMIILEKSEFSALRAENEKIKLELQQLKKQVMDETSKVRTDSKLDFNLEKSRVKELYSLNDRKVLKMRTEIVELHAQQDRALTQTYRKIDTEVAGLKTMLESHKLDNIKYLAGSVFTCLTVALGFYRLWI; encoded by the exons ATGGTCAGAAGCCTGGCCGCTGCCGCCATCGTGGGGAACGGGCCAAAAGGTTTTTTCCTCGTCCAGGGAGAGCCCGCCGTGTTTCTCGGCGTCGCGCGCTCCCCTTTTCCCGGCGGTTGCCTAGGAGATCGGAAGCGGGCGAGTGGCCTCGCGGGGAGGGCTTTCGGGGCGCGCGCGCGGCCGGCGGCGGGAGccagcccgggcgggcaggcgtgTTCTGTGGCGCGCGCCCCCTCCTTGTCGCGTGCCGAAGGCTTCCCTTCGCCTGCGGTGGGGATCCGCTTCCTCAGCCTGAACGCGAGTCGCTGCCGAGCGGTGGAAGGACGAG ctctacagtttgaaaacagcaaaagTAGATGTTCACCATTGGGAAGTAGAACACTTTATTTTGATACCCATTCCTTTGTATGCCTCTTGGAAGAAAATG gaTTCACCACtcagcaatctgagattattgtGTCTGCTATAATGAACATTATGAAAAGCAATATGGATATGATACACAAAGACATGGTCACCAAAATGCAACAG GAAATTGCTGTTCAGCAGATAATGTCTCACATTGGTGTTGTAAAAAAGGATATGATTATTTTGGAAAAGAGTGAATTTTCAGCACTTCGGGCAGAAAATGAG aaaataaaacttgaaCTTCAGCAGCTAAAAAAGCAAGTAATG GATGAAACTTCCAAAGTAAGAACAGATAGCAAGTTAGATTTCAATCTAGAAAAAAGCAGAGTAAAAGAATTG TATTCACTTAATGATAGAAAAGTATTGAAAATGAGAACAGAAATAGTGGAACTG CATGCCCAGCAGGATCGAGCTTTAACACAGACTTATAGAAAAATAGATACTGAAGTTGCAGGTCTGAAAACAATGCTTGAATCACACAAACTTGACAATATCAAATATTTAGCTG GTTCAGTATTTACGTGCCTTACAGTAGCACTCGGATTTTACCGTTTATGGATATAA